A single Deinococcus aerophilus DNA region contains:
- a CDS encoding rhodanese-like domain-containing protein, whose amino-acid sequence MTYQDIFTAELEQNKRNGARLVDVRERDEYVAGHIPGAQNLPLSELRGREDEIEPGTVLICASGNRSSQAAAYLVSLGKTGLMNLSGGTVAWSREGRELTGGEQP is encoded by the coding sequence ATGACTTATCAGGATATTTTTACTGCAGAACTGGAGCAGAACAAGCGCAACGGCGCCCGCCTCGTGGACGTGCGGGAGCGCGACGAGTACGTGGCGGGACACATTCCCGGGGCCCAGAACCTGCCCCTGAGCGAACTGCGGGGGCGTGAAGACGAGATCGAACCCGGCACGGTGCTGATCTGCGCGAGCGGCAACCGCTCCTCGCAGGCGGCGGCCTACCTGGTCAGCCTGGGCAAGACCGGCCTGATGAACCTCTCGGGCGGTACGGTGGCCTGGAGCCGCGAGGGCCGCGAACTGACGGGAGGCGAGCAACCGTGA
- a CDS encoding GGDEF domain-containing protein has protein sequence MNQELLLNFCLLVTLSYLLSVTYRSWTEPRCGRPMLLRLAFKAVMALILLSFPAHLQTGVIIDLRTVPVVMATLRYGPGAGLLVALPVLLYRAVLGGVGVPVAVISLLSVIVVVSVLRRRWHLAEAAGDVPRTLALAATMFAPNLLSLPLLTSSLTLFNQIYLPLLTLNLAGFFTANSIVQSRLRLLRLTASFREQAHQDQLSGLANRRQFDRDICRAGPGDLLLMIDIDHFKSVNDTYGHAEGDRVLVGVGQALQSALRQHDVAYRYGGEEFTAIVRRVSGRPQDVAERIRRHLAAQRFANLGDRGITVSVGVSACGEVTAAETVQRADEALYAAKRAGRNRVQVWASALESGSQHEEVVPADRIQRESAP, from the coding sequence GTGAACCAAGAGCTGCTGCTCAACTTCTGTCTGCTGGTCACGCTGAGTTATCTGCTCAGCGTGACCTACCGGAGTTGGACAGAGCCGAGGTGTGGCCGCCCCATGCTGCTGCGTCTCGCGTTCAAGGCCGTCATGGCGCTGATTCTGCTGAGTTTTCCCGCGCATCTGCAAACGGGAGTCATCATTGACCTGAGGACCGTTCCAGTGGTGATGGCGACCCTGCGCTATGGCCCGGGGGCCGGGCTGCTCGTCGCGTTGCCGGTGCTGCTGTACCGGGCCGTGCTGGGCGGGGTGGGTGTGCCGGTGGCGGTGATCAGTCTCCTGAGCGTCATCGTGGTGGTGTCTGTGCTGCGCCGCCGGTGGCATCTCGCGGAGGCTGCCGGCGACGTGCCCAGGACCCTGGCTCTGGCGGCCACCATGTTTGCGCCCAATCTGCTGTCCCTGCCGCTGCTCACCAGCAGCCTGACGTTGTTTAACCAGATCTACCTGCCCCTCCTGACACTGAATCTGGCCGGATTCTTCACGGCCAACTCGATTGTGCAAAGCCGCCTGCGGCTGCTGCGGCTGACCGCCAGTTTCCGCGAGCAGGCCCATCAGGACCAGCTTTCCGGACTGGCCAACCGCCGGCAGTTTGACCGCGACATCTGCCGGGCCGGGCCGGGCGACCTGCTGTTGATGATCGATATCGATCATTTCAAGAGCGTCAATGATACCTACGGTCATGCCGAAGGCGACCGCGTTCTCGTCGGGGTGGGTCAGGCCCTGCAGTCGGCGCTGCGCCAGCATGATGTGGCCTACCGCTACGGCGGTGAGGAATTCACCGCCATCGTGCGGCGGGTATCGGGCCGACCGCAGGACGTGGCAGAGCGCATCCGGCGCCACCTCGCGGCCCAGCGCTTTGCCAATCTGGGCGACCGGGGCATCACCGTGTCGGTGGGGGTGTCGGCCTGCGGCGAGGTGACGGCGGCAGAGACCGTCCAGCGGGCCGATGAAGCGCTGTATGCGGCCAAACGGGCCGGACGCAACCGGGTACAGGTCTGGGCCAGCGCTCTGGAATCCGGGAGTCAACACGAGGAAGTGGTCCCAGCGGACAGGATCCAACGGGAGTCGGCCCCCTGA
- a CDS encoding alpha/beta hydrolase: protein MSHTPESLSDASLPEEAYAAVFDAAINQEYMPSQRVPQAAAYFKAWAQDSAAARAAHPPQVLAYGPGAQERLDIFAEEGARATVLFIHGGYWQAFHRDHFSYLAPPLLAAGLRVAVMDYDLMPAVTLDHIVDQARRATVRVAQEFPEPLIVAGHSAGGHLAAMVHATRWAEHGLPPVALAGGIGISGLYDLGPLRLTELQPVLQLSAAQATSLSPAFTPPTSPAPFVVAVGELESAAFHQQSLVLTQQWPGVAHGVPPLVGRHHFDAPDELLALALPLLAGH, encoded by the coding sequence ATGTCCCATACGCCTGAATCCCTGTCCGATGCCTCCCTGCCCGAAGAGGCCTACGCCGCCGTGTTCGACGCGGCCATCAACCAGGAGTACATGCCCAGCCAGCGTGTGCCGCAGGCCGCCGCCTACTTTAAGGCGTGGGCGCAGGACAGCGCCGCAGCGCGGGCCGCGCATCCGCCACAGGTGCTCGCCTATGGCCCGGGGGCGCAGGAGCGGCTCGACATCTTCGCGGAGGAGGGCGCACGCGCCACGGTGCTGTTCATTCACGGCGGCTACTGGCAGGCTTTCCACCGGGACCACTTTTCCTACCTGGCCCCACCCCTGCTGGCGGCAGGACTCCGGGTGGCGGTCATGGATTATGACCTGATGCCCGCCGTCACGCTGGACCACATCGTGGATCAGGCCCGGCGGGCCACGGTCCGGGTGGCGCAGGAGTTCCCGGAGCCACTGATCGTGGCCGGTCATTCCGCCGGCGGCCACCTCGCTGCCATGGTGCATGCCACCCGCTGGGCCGAGCACGGCCTGCCGCCCGTGGCCCTGGCGGGCGGCATCGGCATCAGCGGGCTGTATGATCTGGGGCCGCTGCGCCTGACCGAACTGCAACCGGTTCTTCAGCTTTCAGCGGCGCAGGCCACCTCGCTCAGCCCAGCCTTCACGCCGCCCACCAGCCCCGCACCGTTTGTGGTGGCGGTGGGTGAACTGGAATCGGCCGCTTTTCATCAGCAGTCGCTGGTATTGACGCAGCAGTGGCCCGGCGTCGCCCACGGCGTACCGCCCCTTGTGGGCCGGCACCACTTCGATGCGCCCGATGAGCTGCTCGCACTGGCCCTGCCTCTGCTTGCCGGACATTAA
- a CDS encoding HD domain-containing phosphohydrolase: MLTLLIIHLGLVTLLAFAGSLLFRDWPPRHQLVNRVGRSVAGGVAGLMLITVPSVPTAELPLDLRLVPVALMATTYGPWWGALAALPVLLWLFLVQGSGVEAAPLLSTAGVLVTSALVGRVSRRSAGHDRRLWWTVPLLFSPVMLEPLLTGGAALERSAGSLREALLLLVANSLGFVLALLVIQSRLRLLQASHIYREQAQTDALTGLGNRRQFDQALAGLAPGDHLLVMDIDHFKKVNDRLGHAIGDLVLKRVAGALGGAAQPGDAVFRIGGEEFAVLMRFLSPDQAQQIAARCLNAVRILDRGPAGEPKVTLSGGLSAHLAGESPLQTLARADTGLYAAKAAGRDRLVIQSDALRTQGAEADPWTAVRETLELLSMNHEPQAEDWHTLLRVAISSVPEAEAGTLYVEEDGDFVLRAQVGFDDLLLGRRHSPAAQQAWYARSEAAWTSGQARVLRGAEVIQATRASSAIDHNSAEQETYEQAGRITELGASLGVPVAVDGHVVAFLNVDRLSDAGGMGARAQATATAFGAQAAVLLAAHARHQREAQRRRELEALARITVALRDAPDQAAIISAITHMTCTLLDAEQVVFLAHDAQLGQLASRDILGLPEGEGQIVLPRGQGLAWAAANAGDVMRVSDITQDSRVYRPVYLTGGSMLAAPLIGQRGLLGVLTMIRPRPFGEDDAHLARSLVAHSATALERVAYIQELERAREGTLLALGLILEARDFETSGHTQRVVQLAARLAQHLNLTGPQQLALREGAYLHDLGKVHIPDTVLLKPGRLTDTEWILMRQHTVTGEVLARHIPGVSNEALQVVRSHHERWDGTGYPDALRGADIPLLARVFAVCDVYDALTSERPYKAAWTSTSALQEIEAQAGLHFDPEIVTTFISVMSPEPDWENIPEHWVSVVP; encoded by the coding sequence ATGCTGACCCTGCTGATCATCCACCTCGGCCTCGTGACGCTGCTGGCGTTTGCGGGCAGCCTGCTGTTCCGGGACTGGCCGCCCCGCCATCAGCTGGTGAACAGGGTGGGACGCAGCGTGGCCGGCGGGGTGGCGGGCCTGATGCTGATCACGGTTCCGTCCGTGCCTACTGCGGAGTTGCCGCTGGACCTGCGCCTCGTTCCGGTTGCCCTGATGGCCACCACCTACGGCCCGTGGTGGGGCGCGCTGGCGGCCCTGCCCGTTCTCCTGTGGCTGTTTCTGGTGCAGGGAAGCGGGGTGGAGGCGGCGCCCCTGCTGTCCACCGCCGGCGTGCTCGTGACCTCGGCGCTGGTGGGCCGGGTGTCGCGTCGGTCGGCCGGCCATGACCGCCGGCTGTGGTGGACGGTGCCCCTGCTGTTCTCGCCGGTGATGCTGGAGCCCCTGCTGACGGGCGGAGCGGCGCTGGAGCGTTCGGCGGGGTCGCTCCGCGAGGCCCTGCTTTTGCTCGTCGCCAACAGCCTGGGCTTCGTGCTGGCGCTGCTGGTCATCCAGTCGCGCCTGCGCCTGCTGCAGGCCAGCCACATCTACCGCGAGCAGGCCCAGACCGACGCCCTGACGGGTCTGGGCAACCGCCGGCAGTTCGATCAGGCGCTGGCCGGCCTCGCGCCGGGTGACCACCTGCTGGTCATGGACATCGACCACTTCAAGAAGGTCAATGACCGGCTGGGACACGCCATCGGTGACCTCGTCCTCAAACGGGTCGCCGGGGCGCTGGGCGGAGCGGCGCAGCCCGGCGACGCGGTGTTCCGCATCGGTGGCGAGGAATTCGCCGTGCTGATGCGTTTTCTCTCCCCTGATCAGGCGCAGCAGATCGCTGCACGCTGCCTGAACGCCGTGCGCATCCTGGACAGGGGACCGGCGGGAGAACCGAAAGTCACCCTTTCGGGCGGCCTCAGCGCCCATCTGGCCGGAGAATCCCCCCTGCAGACCCTGGCGCGGGCCGACACCGGACTGTACGCCGCCAAGGCCGCGGGCCGCGACCGGTTGGTGATTCAGTCGGACGCTCTGCGCACCCAGGGAGCGGAGGCCGACCCCTGGACGGCCGTCCGGGAGACCCTCGAACTGCTGTCCATGAACCATGAACCGCAGGCCGAGGACTGGCACACCCTGCTGCGCGTCGCCATCAGCAGCGTGCCCGAGGCGGAGGCAGGCACGCTGTACGTGGAGGAGGACGGCGACTTCGTGCTGCGGGCGCAGGTGGGGTTCGACGATTTGTTGCTGGGCCGGCGCCATTCTCCCGCCGCGCAACAGGCATGGTATGCCCGTTCTGAAGCCGCCTGGACCAGTGGGCAAGCCCGCGTGCTGCGCGGCGCCGAGGTGATCCAGGCCACCCGCGCTTCCAGCGCCATCGACCACAATTCGGCAGAGCAGGAGACCTACGAACAGGCCGGGCGCATCACAGAGCTCGGGGCCAGCCTGGGAGTTCCGGTGGCGGTGGACGGCCACGTCGTCGCCTTCCTCAACGTGGACCGTCTGTCGGATGCGGGGGGGATGGGCGCGCGGGCGCAGGCCACCGCCACGGCCTTCGGGGCGCAGGCCGCCGTCCTCCTCGCGGCCCACGCACGCCACCAGCGGGAAGCGCAGCGGCGGCGCGAGCTGGAGGCCCTGGCACGCATCACGGTGGCGCTGCGCGACGCCCCGGACCAGGCCGCCATCATCTCGGCCATCACCCACATGACCTGCACGCTGCTGGACGCCGAGCAGGTGGTCTTCCTGGCCCACGACGCTCAGCTCGGGCAGCTCGCCTCACGCGACATCCTGGGTCTGCCCGAGGGAGAAGGCCAGATTGTTCTGCCCAGGGGCCAGGGACTGGCCTGGGCCGCCGCAAATGCCGGAGATGTCATGCGGGTTTCGGACATTACCCAGGACTCCAGGGTCTACCGGCCCGTGTACCTCACGGGCGGCTCGATGCTGGCCGCCCCACTGATCGGTCAGCGCGGGCTCCTGGGTGTTCTGACCATGATCCGCCCGCGGCCCTTTGGGGAGGACGATGCCCACCTCGCCCGCAGTCTGGTGGCTCACAGCGCGACTGCACTGGAACGGGTCGCGTACATCCAGGAACTTGAACGCGCCCGCGAGGGTACCCTGCTGGCCCTGGGACTGATTCTGGAGGCCAGAGATTTCGAGACCAGCGGCCACACGCAGCGGGTCGTGCAGCTGGCGGCGCGGCTGGCCCAGCACCTGAACCTGACCGGGCCGCAGCAGCTGGCCCTGCGTGAGGGAGCCTACCTGCACGACCTGGGCAAGGTGCACATTCCCGATACCGTGCTGCTCAAGCCCGGCCGGCTGACGGACACCGAATGGATCCTCATGCGCCAGCACACCGTGACCGGTGAAGTGCTCGCGCGGCACATTCCCGGTGTGTCCAACGAGGCGCTGCAGGTCGTCCGTTCCCACCACGAACGCTGGGATGGTACAGGCTATCCAGATGCGCTGCGCGGTGCAGATATTCCGCTGCTGGCTCGGGTATTTGCTGTGTGCGACGTCTATGACGCCTTGACCAGCGAGCGTCCCTACAAG
- a CDS encoding metal-sensitive transcriptional regulator → MTVPVSDREAEKTKILNRLRRLEGQIRGLQKMVEEEKGCVEVMTVYASAKSAFQASGDVILETYVEMCRARGDEPTELVRLLKLAR, encoded by the coding sequence ATGACCGTTCCCGTCAGTGACCGTGAAGCCGAGAAGACGAAGATCCTCAACCGTCTGCGCCGCCTGGAAGGACAGATCCGGGGCCTTCAGAAGATGGTGGAGGAGGAGAAGGGCTGTGTGGAGGTGATGACGGTGTATGCCAGCGCCAAGAGTGCTTTCCAGGCCAGCGGAGATGTGATCCTGGAAACGTATGTGGAGATGTGCCGCGCCCGCGGGGACGAGCCCACCGAGCTGGTGCGGCTGCTCAAGCTGGCGCGCTAG
- a CDS encoding MBL fold metallo-hydrolase, with protein MYFKRFYDTDLAQASYMVGCQKTGECLVVDPVRDIAQYLEEARAQKLRVTHVTETHIHADFLSGSRELAQATGAKLLLSGEGGEGWQYGYDDGNVQTLHGGDSFMVGNVRLGVLHTPGHTPEHLSFVVTDTPRGDTPSMVLTGDFVFVGDLGRPDLLDEAAGGTDTRFEGARQMFASLRDQFLTLPDYVQVWPGHGSGSACGKSLGAVPTTTVGYERALSWWGKLVEQGDEKAFTEELLAGQPDAPLYYGRMKTENRDGPAVLGEVGALPELDAGAVQAKLAGGARLVDTRSRDAHQAAAPVGSVNIPDGNTFETWAGWLLKPGELILLASPERATELRRKLWMVGLDQVVGFIPSAAELPTAPALPFPAAELPAHQGALILDVRNKTEHHDGAIPGSQQLHAGRLAWQLGQLPQDREIVVHCQGGARSAAAASLLRAEGFNVTELAGGYEAWANSQRNPQTA; from the coding sequence ATGTACTTCAAACGCTTCTACGACACGGACCTCGCACAGGCCTCGTACATGGTGGGTTGCCAGAAAACCGGTGAATGCTTGGTGGTCGATCCGGTGCGTGACATTGCCCAGTATCTGGAAGAGGCGCGGGCCCAGAAGCTGCGCGTCACCCACGTCACCGAGACGCACATTCACGCCGACTTCCTGTCCGGCAGCCGCGAACTCGCGCAGGCCACCGGCGCCAAACTGCTGCTCTCGGGCGAGGGCGGCGAGGGCTGGCAGTACGGTTACGACGACGGCAACGTGCAGACCCTGCACGGCGGCGACAGCTTCATGGTGGGCAATGTCCGCCTGGGAGTGCTGCACACCCCGGGCCACACCCCCGAACACCTGAGCTTTGTGGTCACCGACACTCCCCGGGGCGACACGCCCAGCATGGTGCTGACCGGCGACTTTGTGTTCGTGGGTGACCTGGGCCGCCCGGACCTGCTGGATGAGGCGGCCGGCGGCACAGACACCCGCTTTGAGGGCGCGCGGCAGATGTTTGCCAGCCTGCGCGACCAGTTTCTGACCCTGCCCGATTACGTGCAGGTCTGGCCCGGTCACGGCTCGGGCAGCGCGTGTGGCAAGTCCCTGGGCGCGGTGCCCACCACCACCGTCGGCTACGAGCGGGCCCTGAGCTGGTGGGGCAAGCTCGTCGAGCAGGGTGACGAGAAGGCATTTACCGAGGAACTGCTCGCCGGGCAGCCTGACGCCCCGCTGTACTACGGACGTATGAAGACCGAGAACCGCGATGGCCCCGCCGTGCTGGGCGAGGTTGGTGCGCTGCCGGAGCTGGACGCCGGAGCCGTACAGGCGAAACTCGCTGGGGGTGCCCGCCTCGTCGATACCCGCAGCCGCGATGCACATCAGGCCGCCGCACCCGTGGGCAGCGTCAACATCCCGGACGGCAATACTTTCGAGACCTGGGCCGGATGGCTGCTGAAGCCGGGCGAGCTGATCCTGCTGGCGAGCCCTGAGCGTGCCACAGAGCTGCGCCGCAAGCTGTGGATGGTCGGCCTCGATCAGGTCGTGGGGTTCATCCCCAGCGCCGCCGAGCTGCCCACTGCCCCCGCCCTGCCCTTCCCGGCAGCCGAACTGCCGGCCCACCAGGGTGCCCTGATCCTGGACGTCCGCAACAAGACCGAGCACCATGACGGCGCGATTCCGGGCAGCCAGCAGCTTCATGCCGGACGCCTTGCGTGGCAGCTGGGCCAGCTTCCGCAGGACCGCGAGATCGTCGTGCACTGTCAGGGCGGAGCCCGCAGCGCGGCCGCCGCCAGCCTGCTGCGCGCCGAGGGCTTCAACGTGACCGAGCTTGCCGGAGGCTACGAAGCCTGGGCGAACAGCCAGCGCAACCCACAGACGGCATAA